attctaattatcatgattatattgtgtctagaattactctaattatcatgattatattctGTATAaaattactctaattatcatgattatattgtgtctaaaattactctaattatcatgattatattgtgtttaggattattctaattatcatgtactcttatatcaatttattcttataaataaaaaattatgagaggAATTAATGAaacctctagaattattttacattttaattctaAGTATAATTATAAGGAAAGACTACGTGAGcacttgtaaaaaaaaatcaacataaagccgcaaaaagaaacatttaatcAACATAATGAAAcatgaatattatattattaatcatCACAATAATGACTTAACCAAAGTAGATAAATatctgaaaaaataaatcagtCATGGTGTTGTAATCAACTGGACAACCTCCCTGCATTTGTGACATTATTACTGCAAAAAATGAACAGCACCCTACAAaccaaaatggaaaagaaaaggagttGTTGATcgaaaagaacaaaacaaaaagcaaaaaatatacaaagtatttcaaaaatttcaaatgcaACAAATAGAACGAagcaaaaagcaaaaaataaaaaaaagcaatCAATTCaaactatttcaaaatttcaaatgcaACCTACCTTCACAAGATCTCCTAGTTTCTCACTGCATTCAAGTTTGTGCCTTTTACAGAAGGCATCCATTTTCTACTAGACAACAcagttatataaaaatgaaataattaccTGGAGCTCAAATATGATCTCAGAAAAGAATACTGCTCTTCATATGACCTGAATTGCTCAAAAATTCTTATGCAGGCATCAATGCACTTCACAGTATTCTTTGGCAAGTCCTAAGCTTTATGGCCTAGGTGCAGAGTCCTAGTACCCTAAGCCTTAAATCTTATCCTTACTTTGATCTAAGCTCTACCTATGTTTTATGCCCTATATCCTACACCCTGTCATTTATAACCTATTCCTTAGACACTATATCCTATATGCCTTAATTGTTGTTCATCAAAAATTCAACAAATGACTGCAAGAACCGAAAAACCACTTAGTGCTCATACataaaaatcaacataaaacCACATAAAGAAACACTTAACCAACATAATGAAGCATGAATATTATATTACTAATCACCACAATAATGGCTTAATCATAGTACATAAACaccttaagaaaaaaaaaaatcagttatgGTGTTGTAATCAACTGGGAAACCTCCCTCCATTTGCGACATCATTAATGCAAAATTTACAGCACCCTACAATAATGGCTTAATCATAGTACATAAACaccttaagaaaaaaaaaaNACAATAATGGCTTAATCATAGTACATAAACaccttaagaaaaaaaaaatcagttatgGTGTTGTAATCAACTGGGAAACCTCCCTCCATTTGCGACATCATTAATGCAAAATTTACAGCACCCTACAAaccaaaatggaaaagaaaaaaaaggagaggtTGAGTTAGTTAGTATGACTGCCAGTATTAATAAatagagatgaaaaaaataaaataaaattctagaaattctattcagaaaatatataatttgataatcaGTTATAATGGAAGAAATACAAAGAAATAGCTCAACATAAATAGTGCAAATGAATAACATAGGGCACTCTCGTACATGAGGATCTGTTTGAATAATTGTTTGCAAAAGGAAGAGATTATCATGTGAGTAGCCAACCTGTAGCCCAAAAGTAATGAAAATCATCAGCCACAAATAGCTGAAGTAAAAGGAGAGATAAGATATGAAATGAGGTTAATATAACAGTCAATTAAGTTACTAAAGGTCATTTATTATTTCTAGCccacaatttattatttctaaactAACCACAAATGTTACTAAAGGTCACTTATTATTTCTAAACTAACCACAAATAAGGTACTAAACATCACTTATATTTCTAAACTAAAcagtacaaataaaattaaataaagagttttattttgtaaaaccAAATACTacaaattattctattttattttagaaaaactttaaatttttaaaatataaaaaagttatccTCGGGGACTCTTATCCACAATTTTCTGCCCAATCTCAGGACAGATGGCATGTAACTTTAGCTTCCCTGAATGAGTGAACCCTTGGTTTGTCTTTGATTCcataagttaattaattaggTGCTGTAAGCTGAACTTTTGGAGGAAGCTTCATACCATAGCTCCCACGTCTACTATTATTTCTTTGTGAATTGTTCCCGGGCCTACTTTCCCCTGGATGCTGCTCTCCATTAATGTAAGGATCAACAACATTACTTGAAATGTTGCTGGAACAAGTGGATGAGTTCCCAGATGACTTGTGGTGGGATCTTGAAGAACTGGTAGACCCAGGTCTCTCATATCTGTGCGAATTCTGGATAGAAGAAACTTGGGCTGTCTTGTCCCGCTTTTGTTTCTCATAGTTAGGAGCCTGACAACtgatatatacacataaaaagttcaaccaaaataaatatgtgCAAAATGTACCCAATACAACGTGGAATATGCTTTAGTTCAGTCAAAAATGTGCTTCAAAAGTTAGGTTATCAAGTCTCACCGAGATGAACACTCAAATTGATGATATGGATCACTAACAATGCTACTTGAAGGAGACCTGGTTCGATATCTGAACTGGCAAGCAGACAATTcatcaaaatgaaatttataacaCAGTATAAAAGAAATGTATTATACAAACCATTGATAACTCTCTCTGTTTACAAATCGTATCAAGACTGACTCTTCTTATCAATAGCTTGCTTTTTTTAGAGGATTCAAATTCTCATCAACAACCCATATAGATAAAGAATTCACCAATTTAGATGCAATAAAGCAATGTCCACTAGGGTTATATCCTCCAATACCATTCATGTGGCACGTGTAATATTTTATCCATTCCTAAAAGTGACCGTTGAGATATAGAGAGTAGTTGGTAATGGAGGACATAATCCTACTGAGCATTGCTTTATTGCATCTAAATTGGTGAATTCTTTACCTATATATGTTGCTCATGAGAATTTGAATCCTCTAAAGAAACAAGATATTAATAAGGAGAGTCAATCTACTGACACTATTTGTAAATGAGAATTTGAATCCTCTAAAGAAACAAGATATTAATAAGGAGAGTCAATCTACTGGCACTATTTGTAAACAGAGAGAGCTATCAATGGTTTGTATAATGCATCTCCTTTATATTGTGCTATAGATTTCATTTTGATGAATTGTCTCTGGATTGCTCAATACTGCCAAGTTATTAGAAAACAGACCCATTATGATAGATATAATTGAAAAGACAAAAAGATAATGTAATGTCGCCCTTAAACACAGTCAATGGCATACATGATTTAACCTAAAATCTCCCATTAATTCCCTAAATAAATAATGGATCACAAATGGTTAAGAATTGTATCACAGCATTCCACTCGTTGGCAAAAGCTCTAGTCAAGTTGAATAGTCTGACTTTGTTATTGTGAATGTTTGTTACATGTTTATAAAAGAAACCCAACACACTCACACACAGACACATCGGTCTGATACTCGGATGAGATAACAGATGCGTGTGTATTGATGGCACGTGGAGACTATTAACTGCTCTGCAGCATGACTGACTTCTCATTTAAACGTCCTTCGGCATCACAACAAATTATGCCAACAGCAAAAATG
This genomic stretch from Vigna radiata var. radiata cultivar VC1973A chromosome 7, Vradiata_ver6, whole genome shotgun sequence harbors:
- the LOC106767788 gene encoding uncharacterized protein LOC106767788, with translation MNCLLASSDIEPGLLQVALLVIHIINLSVHLVVRLLTMRNKSGTRQPKFLLSRIRTDMRDLGLPVLQDPTTSHLGTHPLVPATFQVMLLILTLMESSIQGKVGPGTIHKEIIVDVGAMVGYSHDNLFLLQTIIQTDPHGAVNFALMMSQMEGGFPVDYNTITDFFFLKVFMYYD